The Methylomonas montana genome has a window encoding:
- a CDS encoding GDP-mannose mannosyl hydrolase — MLDKQDFISVVNKTPLVAIDLIVRSSNSEILMGMRVNEPAAGCWFVPGGRIYKSETLEDAFQRITETELGLAYGIESAQLLGAFTHLYETNFAKISGLSTHYVVLGYQLELNIDLNRLPAQQHCNYRWFGKNDDFSDVHPNSQAYFPYLR, encoded by the coding sequence ATGCTCGATAAACAGGATTTTATTTCAGTCGTTAATAAAACACCTTTAGTCGCCATCGATTTGATTGTGCGCTCCAGCAACAGCGAAATACTGATGGGGATGCGCGTCAATGAACCGGCGGCAGGCTGCTGGTTCGTACCCGGTGGCAGAATTTATAAATCAGAAACCCTGGAGGACGCTTTCCAGCGCATCACCGAAACGGAGTTAGGCCTAGCCTATGGTATCGAAAGCGCCCAGCTACTCGGTGCGTTTACTCACCTGTACGAGACGAATTTTGCAAAAATATCGGGCCTCAGCACCCATTACGTGGTGCTGGGCTATCAATTGGAATTGAACATCGATCTTAATCGGCTACCGGCTCAACAACACTGCAATTACCGCTGGTTTGGGAAAAACGACGACTTTAGCGACGTACATCCGAATAGCCAAGCTTATTTCCCCTATCTGCGTTGA